One stretch of Novosphingobium pentaromativorans US6-1 DNA includes these proteins:
- the traW gene encoding type-F conjugative transfer system protein TraW, with protein sequence MTPLRAAPFLVAGLLMAAPASARDYGQQGTVWSVIEPDLLEQIHARLTHLEKTGETAKLNEELKRRTIARVNRPEPVAGINAAAAARSWRFDPTISVERDIADDKGRVIVAAGTQVNPLDTVPLRVPLVFLDGDDPEQLAWATRRYASTKAKLILVRGAPLELMKARQRRFYFDQGGSLVKHFGIRAVPATVEQQGRVLIITEQPVRPKERASS encoded by the coding sequence GTGACACCGCTTCGCGCCGCCCCTTTCCTCGTAGCCGGTCTTCTGATGGCCGCGCCGGCAAGCGCCCGCGACTACGGCCAGCAAGGCACGGTCTGGTCCGTGATCGAGCCTGACCTGCTCGAGCAAATCCATGCGCGTCTCACCCATCTCGAGAAGACCGGCGAGACGGCCAAGCTCAACGAGGAGCTGAAGCGGCGAACGATAGCGCGCGTCAACCGCCCTGAGCCGGTCGCGGGGATCAATGCCGCGGCGGCGGCGCGCAGCTGGCGTTTCGATCCGACGATCAGCGTCGAGCGCGACATTGCCGACGACAAGGGCCGGGTGATCGTGGCGGCCGGAACACAAGTCAATCCGCTCGACACCGTACCGCTGCGTGTGCCGCTGGTGTTCCTCGACGGCGATGATCCCGAGCAGCTTGCCTGGGCAACCCGGCGCTATGCCAGCACCAAGGCCAAACTCATCCTCGTACGCGGCGCGCCGCTTGAACTGATGAAGGCCCGCCAGCGCCGTTTCTATTTCGACCAGGGCGGCAGCCTCGTGAAGCATTTCGGCATCCGAGCCGTGCCCGCAACCGTCGAGCAGCAGGGCCGCGTGCTCATCATCACCGAGCAGCCGGTTCGACCCAAGGAGCGCGCATCGTCATGA
- a CDS encoding S26 family signal peptidase, producing the protein MRAADLVLHSPTGRRLALWAGLGAAALALTSLAAFSKDHALMINASPSLPYWAIWLDRGALPQRGEIILFDPPASPLLERHFGKKPKPFGKKVSGMPGDIVTEKERSFFVNGRKVAVAKRASRFGEPLALGPTGVVPQGCYFVTTAHKDGFDSRYAAIGWICARRILGVGRPIL; encoded by the coding sequence ATGCGCGCCGCTGATCTTGTCCTCCACTCGCCAACCGGGCGGCGCCTCGCGCTGTGGGCAGGGCTTGGCGCGGCAGCGCTTGCGCTCACCTCGCTCGCCGCCTTCTCGAAGGACCACGCGCTGATGATCAACGCCAGTCCGAGCCTGCCTTACTGGGCGATCTGGCTCGATCGCGGCGCGCTGCCACAGCGCGGCGAGATCATCCTGTTCGATCCGCCCGCCTCGCCGCTGCTCGAAAGGCACTTCGGCAAGAAGCCCAAGCCGTTCGGCAAGAAGGTGAGCGGAATGCCCGGCGACATCGTGACCGAGAAGGAGCGCAGCTTCTTCGTCAATGGCCGCAAGGTTGCGGTAGCCAAGCGGGCAAGCCGTTTCGGCGAGCCGCTGGCGCTCGGTCCGACAGGCGTGGTGCCTCAAGGCTGCTATTTCGTCACCACCGCGCACAAGGACGGTTTCGACAGCCGCTATGCGGCGATCGGGTGGATCTGCGCCAGGCGCATTCTCGGGGTCGGGAGGCCGATCCTGTGA
- a CDS encoding type-F conjugative transfer system protein TrbI, with protein sequence MKNILATHSLRGRMGAVNWTAVALGLSMVGSALWGVWATDKLLALDKREVVTVQLSRIMGDFIEAEARAGRPPEETKMRVQAYLQAVEASVEHLGREGRTVLVAEAVVAGSTPDLTEAVRADVARRVGAIPDARR encoded by the coding sequence GTGAAGAACATATTGGCAACACATTCCCTGCGCGGCCGCATGGGTGCGGTGAACTGGACCGCCGTCGCGCTCGGTTTGAGCATGGTCGGCTCAGCGCTCTGGGGCGTCTGGGCTACCGACAAGCTGCTCGCGCTCGACAAGCGCGAAGTGGTGACGGTGCAGCTGAGCCGCATCATGGGCGACTTCATCGAAGCCGAGGCGCGCGCGGGAAGACCGCCTGAAGAAACCAAGATGCGCGTCCAGGCCTATCTCCAGGCGGTCGAAGCCTCGGTCGAACATCTGGGCCGCGAGGGCCGCACGGTCCTTGTCGCCGAAGCGGTGGTGGCCGGCAGCACGCCCGATCTCACCGAAGCCGTGCGCGCCGATGTCGCGCGCCGCGTGGGGGCCATTCCCGATGCGCGCCGCTGA
- the traC gene encoding type IV secretion system protein TraC, which yields MAEKLKTIVDRLLTGLLGDAEHAEHDRPALMLDLLSDWLPYRVYDPTSRLYFNARSKGFVLSVTPLIGADERTGEILGSFFSEGLPAGACLQVLHLASPRISRIVAPWFAPRYVQGGVYEAIARHRARRLYSLVWESGSQDAPFHARHHQVIVSVGVPAAKAVSNEDLKQTRDGLIAMLKSLNLGVAEVEPQQLIAIIDDLTSPTTAPQDDAVPYNPNDAIAAQAIRHDIELVIHEDRMRLVTERFRATGKIEDGVPEIGTVYPDAFDVRHFSSRNMPQRWAPWECARLIGDMFTDKLRFPCPAATMLCLVYPDQEAASAKAGFKFMRTTSLAGTRSARFLPRIGEQAAEWQHVQSELQEGRRLVRVFYGLTTYSPLGRGDRDERAIKSIYKAAGWDLADERYLQIQGLLAAMPMTLADGLGADMERLKRFKTVLSTTAANIAPMQGEYLGSVHPHLLFVGRRGQPFFWSPFENDAGNHNVAICGKSGSGKSVLLQEMCAALRGAGAQVVVIDDGRSFEHSVKLQGGRFVEFTMKAGFCLNPFSMIDGERAAEDEDYRLDCFGMVKAIVGQMARHSAKLNDTERGLIDRAVNMVWSERGVDASITGVGEALTGLGNEAASDLATALAPYMSGGTYGAFFEGQASLDLDTDFTVFEMSDLATREELRSVVLSAIMFMTSQAMTRSPRSVRKLLLIDEAWSMLKGGSMGEFVETYARTCRKYGGALATATQSLNDYYKSDGATAALENSDWMLILQQKPETIADFKASKRLDMDDRTETLIRSLKRSGSDYSEVFIKGPETEAIGRLVLDDYSATLFSSSPQTFAAIDAEIARGHQLADAIERIAFANRT from the coding sequence ATGGCCGAGAAACTCAAGACGATCGTTGACAGGCTCCTCACCGGCCTTCTGGGCGATGCCGAGCACGCTGAACATGACCGGCCTGCCCTGATGCTCGATCTGCTGTCGGACTGGCTCCCCTACCGGGTCTATGATCCGACGAGCCGGCTCTATTTCAACGCGCGCTCCAAAGGCTTCGTGCTCTCGGTCACTCCTCTGATCGGGGCGGACGAACGCACTGGCGAGATCCTCGGGTCATTCTTCTCCGAAGGGCTTCCGGCAGGCGCCTGTCTCCAGGTCCTGCATCTCGCATCCCCGCGCATCAGCCGGATCGTCGCACCCTGGTTTGCGCCGCGCTATGTCCAGGGCGGCGTCTACGAGGCGATTGCCCGTCACCGCGCACGGCGGCTCTACAGCCTTGTCTGGGAATCGGGCTCGCAGGATGCGCCCTTCCACGCCCGGCACCATCAGGTCATCGTTTCGGTCGGCGTGCCTGCGGCCAAGGCGGTCAGCAACGAAGATCTCAAGCAGACCCGCGACGGCCTTATTGCCATGCTGAAATCGCTCAATCTGGGCGTTGCCGAAGTCGAGCCCCAGCAACTGATCGCGATCATCGACGACCTGACCTCGCCGACCACCGCGCCGCAAGACGATGCCGTGCCCTATAATCCGAACGACGCGATCGCGGCCCAGGCGATCCGGCACGATATCGAGCTCGTCATCCACGAAGACCGTATGCGGCTCGTCACCGAGCGGTTTCGTGCGACGGGCAAGATCGAGGACGGCGTTCCCGAGATCGGCACGGTCTACCCCGATGCCTTCGACGTGCGGCATTTTTCCTCGCGCAACATGCCCCAGCGCTGGGCGCCGTGGGAATGCGCGCGGCTTATCGGCGACATGTTCACCGACAAGCTGCGCTTCCCCTGCCCTGCCGCGACGATGCTGTGCCTCGTCTATCCCGACCAGGAAGCTGCTTCGGCCAAGGCCGGCTTCAAGTTCATGCGCACGACGAGCCTTGCCGGAACGCGCAGTGCGCGCTTCCTGCCCCGCATCGGCGAGCAGGCGGCCGAGTGGCAGCATGTGCAATCCGAGCTGCAGGAAGGCCGACGTTTGGTGCGGGTCTTCTATGGTCTGACGACCTACTCCCCGCTCGGCCGCGGGGACCGCGACGAACGCGCGATCAAGTCGATCTACAAGGCGGCGGGCTGGGATCTTGCCGATGAGCGATACCTGCAGATCCAGGGGCTGCTCGCGGCCATGCCGATGACGCTGGCCGATGGGCTTGGCGCGGACATGGAGCGCCTCAAGCGCTTCAAGACCGTGCTCTCGACGACAGCGGCCAATATCGCTCCCATGCAGGGCGAGTATCTCGGCAGCGTCCATCCGCACCTGCTGTTCGTGGGCCGGCGCGGCCAGCCCTTCTTCTGGTCGCCATTCGAGAACGATGCTGGCAACCACAATGTCGCGATCTGCGGCAAATCCGGCTCGGGGAAGTCTGTGCTGCTGCAGGAAATGTGCGCGGCGCTGCGCGGCGCTGGCGCTCAGGTCGTGGTCATCGACGACGGGCGCAGCTTCGAGCATTCGGTGAAGCTGCAAGGCGGCCGGTTCGTCGAGTTCACGATGAAGGCGGGCTTCTGCCTCAATCCGTTCTCGATGATCGATGGCGAGCGCGCGGCCGAAGACGAGGATTACCGGCTCGACTGCTTCGGCATGGTTAAGGCCATTGTCGGCCAGATGGCGCGGCACAGCGCAAAGCTCAACGACACCGAGCGCGGCCTGATCGATCGGGCGGTCAACATGGTCTGGAGCGAACGGGGCGTCGATGCCTCGATCACCGGCGTCGGCGAAGCACTGACAGGGCTCGGCAATGAAGCCGCAAGCGATCTCGCCACCGCGCTTGCGCCATACATGTCCGGCGGCACCTATGGCGCCTTCTTCGAAGGCCAGGCGAGCCTCGATCTCGACACCGATTTCACCGTCTTCGAGATGTCGGACCTTGCCACCCGCGAGGAACTGCGCAGCGTCGTTCTCTCGGCGATCATGTTCATGACCAGCCAGGCCATGACCCGCAGCCCGCGCTCGGTGAGGAAGCTGCTGCTGATCGATGAGGCGTGGTCGATGCTCAAGGGCGGCTCGATGGGCGAGTTCGTCGAAACCTATGCCCGCACCTGCCGCAAATATGGCGGGGCGCTGGCAACCGCGACGCAGTCACTCAACGACTATTACAAGTCCGATGGGGCGACCGCTGCGCTGGAAAACAGCGACTGGATGCTGATCCTCCAGCAGAAGCCCGAGACGATCGCCGATTTCAAGGCGTCGAAGCGCCTCGACATGGACGACCGCACCGAGACCCTGATCCGCAGCCTTAAGCGTTCGGGCAGCGATTATTCGGAAGTCTTCATCAAGGGCCCGGAGACCGAAGCCATCGGCCGGCTCGTCCTCGACGACTATTCGGCGACGCTGTTCTCAAGCTCGCCCCAGACCTTTGCCGCGATCGATGCCGAAATCGCGCGCGGCCACCAGCTTGCCGACGCGATCGAACGGATCGCCTTTGCCAATCGAACCTGA
- a CDS encoding DsbC family protein, giving the protein MTPAANDPTPTKPRRWLRPVATVAAVVALSAATGWGVASLASPAQAPDTAKVRAALKLRLPKTPIDAITCDGLGGLCEVASKSTLFYVDRAAKYLVIGRIYDMEARQDLTAARLLALNPDLLAAGAARRSNANEESQPAPRATPQKVSLAGLPANGAITWGPVNGPKVVVFSDFHCGYCKKLEAELKAIGARVEERPISIFGADSRRDAERVLCSPRPEVSLHMAYSGLALANPKPCDTSGLDANEAFAKAHGFNGTPVIVRPSDGAILEGYRPASVLREFLKPAKAAALAPAKKG; this is encoded by the coding sequence ATGACCCCTGCCGCAAACGATCCAACCCCCACCAAGCCGCGGCGCTGGCTGCGACCGGTGGCGACCGTTGCTGCCGTCGTCGCCCTGTCAGCCGCAACGGGTTGGGGCGTGGCCAGCCTCGCCTCCCCGGCTCAGGCTCCCGACACGGCAAAGGTGCGCGCCGCGCTCAAGCTGCGCCTCCCGAAGACGCCGATAGACGCCATCACCTGCGATGGCCTTGGCGGCCTGTGCGAAGTCGCCTCGAAATCGACGCTGTTCTACGTCGATCGCGCGGCCAAATATCTGGTGATCGGGCGCATCTACGACATGGAGGCGCGGCAAGACCTGACGGCAGCCCGTCTCCTCGCACTCAACCCAGACTTGCTGGCTGCTGGTGCTGCACGGCGGAGCAATGCCAACGAAGAAAGTCAGCCCGCCCCGCGCGCCACCCCGCAGAAGGTATCGCTCGCCGGCCTGCCCGCGAACGGCGCGATCACCTGGGGACCAGTGAACGGCCCCAAGGTCGTCGTCTTCTCCGATTTCCACTGCGGCTACTGCAAGAAGCTCGAAGCCGAACTGAAGGCGATCGGCGCGCGCGTCGAGGAGCGGCCTATTTCGATCTTCGGGGCCGACAGCCGCCGCGATGCCGAACGGGTGCTGTGCTCGCCGCGCCCTGAGGTGTCCCTGCATATGGCCTATTCGGGTCTCGCCCTCGCCAACCCGAAGCCGTGTGACACGAGCGGGCTCGATGCCAACGAGGCCTTTGCCAAGGCCCATGGCTTCAACGGAACGCCGGTGATCGTACGCCCGTCCGACGGCGCGATCCTTGAAGGGTATCGCCCGGCTTCCGTGCTCCGTGAATTCCTCAAGCCCGCAAAAGCGGCCGCCCTCGCTCCGGCCAAGAAAGGATAA
- a CDS encoding TrbI/VirB10 family protein: protein MTDAPSISSPVQADPASPSPVTSLNAKTARRQKLLLGSLGALALVGGSWFILGGGDSAKSDDPTAAQTIDTAGLINRDLSQREFVATYGNRLDAVTREQKAMKDASLPREEIESQLAALKAENQAMRVDGQAAIDAISAENADLKSRLASQAAPAAASLPPPAYGPQAGGYDARGRPLQSAPAGAALGASETGLPGPGEVKLMSFTADKAGTSGLRAARPEAPPVVVEDSPDYLPPNSYAPAKVIVGVDASAGVASQTDPLPVVLRITGPARSVMQNGKVLTTRLQGCIVNGAARGDLSSEKVYVKLARMTCDQPGGRVAVSEVKGFISFAGKSGVRGRVVSREGSLVSQALLAGIVGGFGRGFSANANSVFSGVTTNADGTRSKLSAGDILGGGLGQGAADAADTVSKYLIERAEQYQPVVEMPTGIDVEIVFLDGVYVRNSQ, encoded by the coding sequence ATGACTGATGCTCCCTCGATCTCATCCCCGGTACAGGCCGATCCGGCATCGCCGTCGCCAGTAACCAGCCTCAACGCGAAGACCGCACGGCGGCAGAAGCTTCTGCTTGGGTCCCTGGGCGCACTCGCGCTTGTCGGCGGCAGCTGGTTCATCCTGGGCGGCGGCGACAGCGCGAAGAGCGATGATCCCACCGCCGCGCAGACTATCGACACCGCAGGGCTCATCAATCGCGACCTTTCACAGCGCGAGTTCGTCGCGACTTACGGCAACCGTCTCGATGCCGTGACCCGCGAGCAGAAGGCCATGAAGGACGCGAGCCTCCCGCGCGAGGAAATCGAATCCCAGCTTGCCGCGCTCAAGGCCGAGAACCAGGCCATGCGGGTCGACGGCCAAGCCGCGATCGATGCGATATCGGCTGAGAATGCGGATCTCAAGTCGCGCCTCGCCAGCCAGGCCGCCCCGGCAGCCGCAAGCCTGCCGCCACCGGCCTATGGCCCGCAGGCGGGTGGCTACGATGCGCGCGGTCGACCGCTTCAGTCTGCCCCTGCGGGTGCCGCGCTTGGCGCGAGCGAAACAGGCCTTCCCGGTCCCGGTGAAGTCAAACTCATGAGCTTCACCGCCGACAAGGCAGGAACCAGCGGACTGCGGGCGGCTCGCCCGGAAGCGCCGCCGGTGGTGGTCGAGGACTCGCCGGACTATCTCCCGCCCAATTCCTATGCTCCTGCCAAGGTCATCGTCGGCGTCGATGCGTCGGCGGGGGTCGCGAGCCAGACCGATCCGCTTCCCGTGGTGCTGCGCATTACCGGTCCGGCGCGATCGGTCATGCAGAACGGCAAGGTTCTGACCACGCGGCTTCAGGGCTGCATCGTCAATGGCGCAGCGCGCGGCGATCTCTCGTCCGAGAAGGTTTACGTGAAGCTGGCGCGGATGACCTGCGACCAGCCCGGCGGGCGCGTCGCGGTGAGCGAGGTCAAGGGCTTCATCAGCTTTGCCGGAAAATCGGGCGTGCGTGGCCGTGTCGTCAGTCGCGAGGGCAGCCTTGTCAGTCAGGCCCTGCTCGCCGGAATTGTCGGCGGGTTCGGGCGCGGCTTTTCGGCGAACGCCAACAGCGTCTTCTCCGGCGTCACGACCAATGCCGATGGCACCCGCTCGAAGCTCTCTGCCGGCGACATCCTCGGCGGTGGGCTCGGCCAGGGCGCTGCCGATGCCGCCGATACGGTCAGCAAATATCTGATCGAGCGCGCCGAACAATACCAACCCGTCGTCGAGATGCCGACCGGCATCGATGTCGAGATCGTCTTCCTCGACGGCGTCTACGTGAGGAACTCTCAATGA
- a CDS encoding type-F conjugative transfer system secretin TraK translates to MAYRRKTRAWSLALCASIMLAFSGSGAQAADQFKQAADGASIECAVSARELTRFALIDDQFASVSKISTGTPYNDFAVTNEPLRGDIYVSVPETYAARSISFFATTKKGFVYKVSCQVEPVPAVQVFITNPAIATNKASAWESETPLETSAVRLIQAMANDRTVDGFEVRQSSALPARVGDLEIQLIADYRGSALAGKVIRLANRGRKPLTLAEADLASSQTLAISIAQPTLKSGESTVAFIVGSNGGLGHD, encoded by the coding sequence ATGGCTTACCGACGCAAGACGCGCGCGTGGAGCCTGGCTCTTTGCGCCAGCATCATGCTCGCATTTTCAGGAAGCGGCGCTCAGGCCGCCGATCAGTTCAAACAGGCTGCAGATGGAGCAAGCATCGAATGCGCCGTGTCGGCCCGCGAGCTGACGCGCTTCGCGCTTATCGACGACCAGTTTGCCAGCGTCTCGAAGATCTCGACCGGCACGCCCTACAACGATTTTGCGGTCACCAACGAACCGCTGCGCGGCGACATCTACGTGTCGGTGCCCGAGACCTATGCGGCGCGGTCGATCAGCTTCTTCGCCACGACCAAGAAGGGCTTCGTCTACAAGGTTTCCTGCCAGGTCGAGCCTGTCCCGGCAGTGCAGGTCTTCATCACCAACCCGGCGATCGCGACAAACAAGGCATCTGCCTGGGAAAGCGAAACGCCGCTGGAGACGAGCGCAGTGCGGCTCATCCAGGCCATGGCCAATGACCGGACGGTCGATGGCTTCGAAGTCAGGCAGTCCTCCGCCCTTCCGGCACGGGTCGGCGATCTCGAAATCCAGCTCATCGCCGATTACCGCGGCAGCGCGCTTGCCGGAAAGGTCATCCGCCTGGCGAACCGTGGCCGCAAGCCGCTGACGCTTGCCGAAGCTGATCTCGCGTCCTCCCAGACACTCGCAATCTCCATCGCCCAGCCCACTCTCAAATCGGGAGAAAGCACGGTCGCCTTCATTGTCGGTTCGAACGGAGGGTTGGGCCATGACTGA
- a CDS encoding type IV conjugative transfer system protein TraE, translating to MFADISHERQQSLLRQRNLFALTSAGLGIALVVAVSLAATRDREVVLLPTLPKQLTVSSAGVEADYLELVTRDAALVLLNRSPEGLDYWMDEILKLADPASYGRLKADLVRIVEEQRGSDVTQAFVIRSMTVDPKGLTSDVTGTLKTFVGAQVIASDERRFRFNWTYRGLRLALSGFSQLPPKDPTKEAQ from the coding sequence ATGTTTGCCGACATTTCACACGAGCGTCAGCAGTCGCTGCTGCGCCAGCGCAACCTCTTTGCGCTCACCAGCGCCGGGCTCGGCATTGCGCTTGTCGTCGCCGTCAGCCTTGCTGCCACCCGCGACCGCGAAGTCGTGCTCCTGCCAACGCTCCCCAAGCAGCTCACCGTCAGCAGCGCGGGGGTCGAGGCCGACTATCTCGAACTCGTGACCCGCGATGCCGCGCTTGTTCTCCTCAATCGCAGCCCCGAAGGCCTCGACTACTGGATGGACGAGATCCTGAAGCTCGCCGATCCGGCAAGCTACGGGCGCCTCAAGGCCGATCTCGTCCGGATTGTCGAAGAGCAGCGGGGTTCGGATGTCACCCAGGCCTTCGTCATCCGGTCGATGACCGTCGACCCCAAGGGGCTGACTTCCGATGTGACGGGCACGCTCAAGACATTTGTCGGCGCCCAGGTCATCGCGAGCGACGAACGCCGTTTCCGCTTCAACTGGACCTACCGGGGCCTGCGTCTCGCGCTGTCAGGCTTCAGCCAGTTGCCACCCAAAGACCCAACGAAGGAGGCCCAGTGA
- the traL gene encoding type IV conjugative transfer system protein TraL produces the protein MADPYIIPRRLDDPELIGFWTIDEFAGMLIPFTWGILSQHIFVGIIVAFGAWFALRKAKAGRASSWVAHAAYWYLPAGLLGLKSTPPSHCRLLAG, from the coding sequence ATGGCAGACCCATACATCATCCCGCGTCGGCTCGACGATCCGGAGCTCATCGGCTTCTGGACCATCGACGAGTTCGCCGGGATGCTCATCCCCTTCACCTGGGGAATCCTCAGCCAGCATATCTTTGTCGGCATCATCGTTGCCTTCGGCGCCTGGTTCGCGCTGCGAAAGGCAAAAGCAGGACGCGCCAGCTCCTGGGTAGCCCATGCCGCCTATTGGTATCTGCCGGCCGGATTGTTGGGCCTGAAATCGACGCCGCCTTCCCACTGCCGCCTGCTTGCCGGTTGA
- a CDS encoding TrbC/VirB2 family protein, giving the protein MQSLTLSRRSGAVDHNPSKFGRAMTFAVPLAVAALAASAAYAGADTTFTPALTKFTDFLEGSGGKIITVLSLAGGLIGLASGRFSLGQVAVPVGVGIGVGTGVPIVTSVVTAVI; this is encoded by the coding sequence ATGCAGTCTCTCACCCTCTCCCGGCGTTCCGGCGCCGTTGATCACAACCCCTCGAAGTTCGGGCGGGCCATGACCTTTGCGGTACCGCTTGCGGTCGCAGCACTGGCCGCAAGCGCCGCCTACGCGGGCGCCGACACGACCTTCACCCCTGCCCTCACGAAATTCACCGATTTCCTCGAAGGCTCGGGCGGCAAGATCATCACGGTCCTCAGCCTTGCAGGCGGCCTCATCGGTCTCGCCTCGGGCCGGTTCTCGCTCGGACAGGTCGCTGTTCCGGTCGGTGTCGGCATCGGCGTCGGCACGGGTGTTCCGATCGTCACCTCGGTCGTCACCGCGGTCATCTGA
- a CDS encoding AlpA family transcriptional regulator: MTAVSSNDAVSLHAGEPAPLPTRLLRLPDVMARVGMKRSAIYQRMSEGRFPKSRSLGPKCAVWVEAEIDDWIAAVARSPD, from the coding sequence ATGACTGCTGTCTCCTCCAACGATGCCGTCTCTCTGCACGCTGGCGAGCCGGCGCCTCTGCCCACCCGACTTCTGCGCTTGCCAGATGTCATGGCTCGAGTGGGAATGAAGCGTTCCGCGATCTATCAGCGGATGAGCGAAGGCAGGTTTCCGAAATCGCGATCGCTGGGCCCGAAATGCGCTGTGTGGGTCGAAGCGGAAATCGACGATTGGATCGCAGCTGTTGCCCGTTCTCCAGATTAA